One window from the genome of Dermacentor silvarum isolate Dsil-2018 chromosome 7, BIME_Dsil_1.4, whole genome shotgun sequence encodes:
- the LOC119458925 gene encoding serpin B4 — MTPSQVLGTCLLKLSLSLYAQLHTEHNDDNVLFSPYSLGIALSLIRDGARRITEREISDMFQYHYNLHEHFKKFLSDVGSYAPNVTFYVASRMLSDYRYKVQQEYMSLLEDYYNTSVRLVDFKERAEGVRIDANAWVSKHTRYKIKNLLPPGSFSTMTTLVVMNAIYFKGFWEFPFQQTLSRPQAFHLDSSRSVTVKMMNQMGSFKVGRSEELKSRAVEMLYKGGKCSMVIILPDDVEGLSLLEEKLSESSLGSLLGNLTLDNDVQLTVPKLKLEVGQSMKDTLRAMGAKNLFEEDEGDLSGIFEEVMTALSDMVHKVLLQVDEEGTEPAAATATVAVGSAISSPGRVTPFVVDHPFMFLIRSIEPDMLLFMGSVRKL; from the coding sequence ATGACGCCGTCACAAGTACTCGGAACCTGTCTGCTGAAGCTCTCCCTCAGCCTATACGCACAACTACATACCGAGCACAATGACGACAATGTCCTTTTCTCACCGTACAGCCTAGGCATCGCACTTTCCCTGATTCGGGATGGCGCCCGCAGAATAACCGAGCGCGAGATCTCCGACATGTTCCAGTACCATTACAACTTACACGAGCACTTTAAGAAGTTTCTCAGTGATGTCGGAAGTTACGCTCCAAACGTCACTTTCTACGTGGCGAGCCGAATGCTAAGTGACTATCGGTATAAGGTCCAGCAAGAGTACATGTCGCTTCTGGAGGATTACTACAACACATCCGTGCGGTTGGTGGACTTCAAAGAGAGAGCCGAAGGCGTTCGCATCGATGCCAACGCCTGGGTCTCGAAGCACACTAGGTACAAAATCAAGAATTTGCTGCCTCCCGGGAGCTTCAGTACGATGACCACGCTCGTCGTGATGAACGCCATTTATTTTAAGGGTTTCTGGGAATTCCCATTCCAGCAGACGCTTTCGAGGCCACAGGCGTTCCATCTGGACTCCAGCAGGAGTGTGACAGTGAAAATGATGAACCAGATGGGAAGCTTCAAGGTCGGCCGTTCTGAGGAATTAAAGTCCAGAGCTGTAGAAATGTTGTACAAAGGAGGCAAATGTTCGATGGTAATCATCCTCCCAGACGACGTGGAAGGACTGTCTCTTTTGGAAGAGAAACTGTCGGAGTCAAGCCTAGGCTCGCTACTCGGAAATCTCACCTTGGACAATGACGTGCAGTTGACCGTTCCCAAGCTCAAGCTCGAGGTCGGTCAATCCATGAAGGACACCCTCAGGGCTATGGGCGCTAAAAACTTGTTCGAGGAAGACGAAGGAGACCTGTCGGGAATCTTCGAAGAAGTAATGACGGCCTTGTCTGACATGGTACACAAGGTGTTGCTTCAAGTGGACGAGGAAGGCACTGAGCCTGCCGCGGCTACGGCGACAGTTGCGGTCGGGAGTGCCATTTCTTCGCCAGGTCGAGTGACACCTTTTGTCGTTGATCATCCCTTCATGTTTCTCATCAGGAGCATCGAGCCAGACATGCTTTTGTTCATGGGTTCGGTGCGCAAGTTGTGA